One Pseudomonadota bacterium DNA window includes the following coding sequences:
- a CDS encoding DUF4079 domain-containing protein → MLWFHPLLQMAAIILSFYVLRLGIARFTTQHLHRRQPFAWKHHVRLGEVVLAIWFLGLVGGFVMVRYTWHAFFITGMHARIAVLMVPLIIIGLVSGIYLDRYKKRRLVLPFIHGLNNLLLVLLAVAQIFYGLGIVWIYVLGW, encoded by the coding sequence ATGCTCTGGTTTCATCCGCTGCTGCAGATGGCGGCCATCATCCTCTCTTTTTATGTTTTGCGCTTGGGGATTGCTCGCTTTACAACCCAGCATTTGCACCGGCGGCAGCCATTTGCCTGGAAACACCATGTCCGCCTGGGAGAAGTGGTTCTTGCTATCTGGTTCCTTGGCCTGGTTGGTGGTTTTGTCATGGTTCGTTATACCTGGCATGCATTTTTTATTACTGGTATGCATGCCAGAATAGCGGTGTTGATGGTACCGCTGATCATTATTGGTCTGGTCAGTGGCATTTATCTGGACCGCTATAAAAAACGTCGACTGGTGCTGCCGTTTATCCATGGTTTGAATAACCTGTTGCTGGTTCTGCTGGCAGTTGCCCAGATTTTTTACGGGCTGGGAATTGTCTGGATTTATGTGCTTGGGTGGTAG